One segment of Takifugu rubripes chromosome 5, fTakRub1.2, whole genome shotgun sequence DNA contains the following:
- the crlf3 gene encoding cytokine receptor-like factor 3 — translation MSVEVDSLVQEAKENIEAAQNYRSELQQRLHGLNQARKQVRGSSSQARETLRRHFSELQATATQLLTERLAALLAEVDAVEAASVKPLDDCQSIIEHGVGQADELLREGEAALRCGLGEKEDKLGSFTKKAMHIQLDSLPEVPALVDVPSVSAQLDDSLLGVLRDWVSRHGSVSSHPPVQIEELQERPGSILVRWCKVDEDFMAAEYRLQYRRSGSRGSQYEDACIGRDCEFLVLHLDPHTDYLFRVCARGEGRTEWSAWSTPQTGYTTLPALEWCPGTEGYILSSRRNMALRNDATQARCPVIYSNTPTYFCGQTLTFKIAAAGQVDRRDSLGVCVDNQKGAESLQRDQAVCISTNGAVFVNGKEMTNQLPAISLGSTVTFDMEVVNMFPVSSNNSLNGGSFKLRVTIGSGNREVVFDWLVDQAVDSLFFGCSFVHSGWKVLVY, via the exons ATGTCGGTGGAGGTGGACTCGCTGGTGCAGGAGGCCAAGGAGAACATCGAGGCCGCGCAGAACTACCGCAGcgagctgcagcagcggctgcacGGCCTCAACCAGGCTCGCAAACAG GTCCGCGGCAGCTCCAGTCAGGCCCGCGAGACCCTCCGCAGACACTTCTCAGAACTTCAAGCAACAGCGACTCAGCTGCTCACGGAGCGACTGGCGGCTCTGCTCGCTGAGGTGGACGCCGTCGAGGCCGCCAGCGTCAAACCGTTGGACGACTGCCAGAGTATAATCGAGCACGGCGTGGGACAGGCGGACGAGCTGCTGAGGGAAG GTGAAGCAGCTCTGCGTTGTGGTCttggagaaaaagaggacaaaCTGGGCAGCTTCACCAAGAAGGCCATGCACATCCAGCTGGACAG cctGCCCGAGGTCCCAGCGTTGGTGGACGTGCCGAGCGTCTCTGCACAGCTTGACGACTCCCTGCTGGGTGTGCTGAGGGACTGGGTGTCCCGCCACGGCTCCgtctcctcccaccctcccgTCCAgattgaagagctgcaggagaggccAGGCAGCATCCTGGTGCGCTGGTGTAAG GTGGACGAAGACTTCATGGCGGCGGAGTATCGGCTGCAGTACCGGCGCtctggcagcagagggagccagTACGAGGACGCCTGCATCGGCAGGGACTGTGAGTTCCTGGTTCTTCACCTGGACCCTCACACAGATTATCTGTTCAGGGTCTGTGCTCGTGGGGAGGGGCGCACCGAGTGGAGCGCATGGAGCACCCCGCAGACGGGATACACCACGCTACCCGCCCTCG AGTGGTGTCCCGGCACCGAGGGCTACatcctgagcagcaggaggaacatggCTCTGCGCAACGACGCCACCCAGGCGCGCTGCCCCGTCATCTACTCAAACACCCCCACGTACTTCTGCGGCCAGACGCTGACCTTCAA AATCGCTGCAGCAGGTCAGGTGGATCGCAGGGACAGCCTGGGCGTGTGTGTGGACAACCAgaagggggcggagtcacttCAAAGAGATCAGGCTGTGTGTATTTCCACCAACG GCGCCGTCTTTGTCAACGGTAAAGAGATGACCAATCAGCTGCCCGCCATCTCCCTTGGCTCCACCGTCACCTTCGACATGGAGGTGGTGAACATGTTTCCcgtcagcagcaacaacagcctgaATGGCGGCAGCTTCAAGCTGAGGGTGACCATCGGTTCGGGGAACCGGGAGGTGGTGTTTGATTGGCTGGTGGACCAGGCTGTGGACTCCCTCTTCTTCGGCTGTTCTTTCGTGCACTCGGGCTGGAAGGTGCTGGTGTATTAA